Part of the Sporosarcina sp. FSL K6-2383 genome is shown below.
CCCAACTGCTGTGCCGCCAATCGCTAATTCTTTCATGGATTCAACACTATCTGTAATCATTTTTTCCGTTTTCTCCAACATGCGATGCCAGCCACTAATTTCTTGGCCAAGTGTCAACGGTGTTGCATCTTGCAAATGCGTACGCCCAATTTTAATAATATCCATGAACTCTACCGATTTTTTACTAAGTGTTGCTTTCAACTGACCGATAGCCGGTACGAGCTGCTGTTGGACAGCCACAACACCTGCAACATGCAAGGCTGTTGGGAACGTGTCATTCGAACTTTGCGATTTATTGACATCATCGTTTGGATGAAGACGTTCTTCCTCGCCCCACTTCTCCAGCAATTGATTGCCACGATTGGCTAACACTTCGTTCATATTCATATTCGATTGTGTTCCACTACCTGTTTGCCAAACGACGAGCGGGAAATGATCATCTAATTCTCCGGCAATCACTTCATCTGCAGCAGCAGAAATTGCTTTCATTTTTGCCGCTGAAAGAGCGCCATTTGCGTGGCTTGCGATAGCTGCTGACTTTTTCAAATGAGCAAATGCCCGGACGACACCAATCGGCATTCTTTCCTCACCAATTTTAAAGTTTTGCTTACTACGCTGTGTTTGCGCACCCCATAACTTGTCCGCAGGTACTTTAATTTCACCAAATGTATCATGCTCAATACGATAATCCATTTCGCCATCACCTTTCGAGTATAAGTGTTTTCATTATCTCATGACCGGCAACTTTTTTTCATGCGCCCAGTCCTGGATGAATGCTTTTTGTCTCGGATTTAAGTTTGCCGGTAAGTTATCTTTGCTGTAAAAACGATGTGCTTTGCTTTCAGCGCCACCCTGCCTGAGCTCTCCTTGATAGTGATTCGTATGAAAAATAACTTGCACACTGTATACTTGATCGCCATTCGGATACGTGACATAACAGGACTCTCCGGAATAAAGACCAAACAACTGCAACCCTTCCACATGCAATCCCGTTTCTTCGTAAGCCTCCCGTATGGCCGTCTCTTCAAATGTTTCCCCTGGTTCCATGACGCCACCTGGGATACACCAATTATCTTCATCTGTACGGTGTTGAAGTAAAATTCCATCCTCATTCGTAATAATGACGCCACAGCCCACTGTTAAAAGTTGTTCCTTGCCAATCATTTTTCTCATTGTTTGTATGTAGTCCATTGGATTTCCTCCTTAATACGTGCATGAAAGGGTTCGATTGGCCGTATTTCTGTGCTCTTTGCAGAAATTAAGGCACACATTTAAACCTAGGCGAACCTTGGTCGCCTAGGTCTTTACTTCCACTTAAACTGCTTACTTTCCAATATTTCAATAAATGCATCGACTACTTTGGGATTAAACTGAGTCCCTTTGCCAGCCTTCAGCTCGTCCACAGCTTCTTTTATCGGATAAGCTTTTTTATAGGGGCGGTCAGTTGTCATGGCGTCAAAAGCGTCAACGACTGAAACAATAGCCGCTTCCAATGAGATTTCGTTGCCCTTTAAACCATACGGATAGCCTTTTCCATCATGTCTTTCATGATGCTGTTCAACAATATGTGCAGCATCCTTTAACCATTCAACAGAATGCTCACGCATGATTTTGGCGCCTTCCGTTGTATGAGTCTTCATAATTTTCCACTCTTCTGCCGTCAATTTACCAGGCTTATTTAATATTTCAATAGGCACCATACGCTTGCCTACATCATGAAAATAGGCGCCCCATCTTAGCACAATAAGACTTTGGGTATCCCCGGGCATATCTAAATGCTTCCATACTTCAATTGTATAGTTTTTAATACGATCACAATGATGGTATGTGTAACCGTCTAATGACTCAATTTCTTCAGCTTCTTTTTGAAGCATCTGCATTTCAAAAAAATGTTCCTCATAAGCCTCTGCATCTATTTTCATTAAAAAAGTAGCTTCTGTTTCTCCATAAAAGGATACAGTCTCTTTATAGGAAGAAGCATCGATTACCTCACCAATCTCCACCACACGGCGATACCCAGATACCTCCATTTCTACAACACCTTCTAATAGCATGTAGGTTTCACTTTTGAAGCGTTCTTCGTTATACTTCGCCATAAAAAACTGGTTTTTATGTAATGTTAGAAGGGCATTTGACAACCCTTTCCACCTTCCGAGCAAAATAATTTCAACCGAGCTAAGACGCAAAGTTGGATTTCCTTCTTTTGAATAATTAACAAATGACTTTTTTGATTGGGTTATCATATTCCACCCCCTAAATTATTGAGTGACATTGTTTCTTAATTATAGCAATTGTCACTCAATTTTCCTAGAACAAAATCAACAGTCACTAGCCAAAAGAAAAAGAATCCACTCATGCATGGAATCTTTCCCCTTCTATTTATTCAACTACTTCAGCTACCACTTCTTTTTCAGCAGGCTGTTTCGCATTTGCTGCCTTCACTTCATCCTCCCAAGTAAAATAACGTCTGCGTAGCCTAGACGAAGTGCAGGACATCCTCGATTCTTACAACTCTTGCCTTAGCGCATTAATGACATCTATTTTCGTTGCCTTGCGCGCAGGACGCCATCCTGAAATCATTGCTACTCCAATACTAATGGTCGATGCAATGACAACAAGCTGCCACGGAATGACCGAAAACGTCACTGTCATACTCCCGAAATCCTCCTCACCAAGTGCAGCTGAAACAATGATTGGCAATACATAATTCGACACAGCGCTTACGCCGTATGAAATAATGACCGCAAGCACCGTTCCAACGATACCAATCCAAGCACTTTCCATTAGGAACAGTCGTTGAATCAATTTCGGATTCGCTCCAATCGCTTTCATTACGCCAATTTCACGTGTGCGCTCTGTCACCGCCATCGTCATTGTGTTAAAGATACCAATGGACGCAATGAGAATCGCAATGGTCCCGACGAATACAAGCCCCGCTTTCAGTGCTAAGAAAAAGACGTCCAACTGCTCTAATTCATCCGCAACGGAATAGACATAATAGCCTTCGTCCCTTAGATTCTCCGAAACAGCCTTTACATTCTCCAATTTATCGACATACACATTCGTATCGCCATAAAATAGTTCATACTCCTCTTCGGAAGTTCCTCCTTCCAGACTAGCAGCGTAAATACGTTCAAGCTCCGGCTTAGCGGAAGCGTCTATATATACTTGGTTATCCTGCACCCACTCTTTTGAAGGGTTCGTCCCAATTCCAACAATCGTAAGAGTGAGTTTTTCCTCTGCCTCTCCAATCTGGTACATAAACTGCTCACCTATCAGATTCCCTTCATACGTTTCAACGTCCTCTTCATCCACCTCTTGTTCCCGCATTAAAAATGCCCCGAAATCGCTGCCTACCACAACCTCTGTCATCTTTTCTGGTAAACGTCCCTCTTCCAGCTCAAAGCCAACTTTCCTTTCTTCTGCGAAGTCCGTCACTACGAGCTTATGATTCCCCATATACTCTTTCAATATCGACCCCTGGCTTGCGCCCATGTATTGGCGATTGACAACTGCTTTCACATGTTCATTTTTTTGCAAAGATTCTATATTATTTTCTGGCCTTTGCTCGTCATCCATTCCATGTACTTGAATTTCCGTAATTAAGCGATTGGATAGCATGCCATCGCGAATGGTTTCATGTAGCCCGAATCCGACTGATGCCAGCACAATTAAAAATGCTGTTCCCATCGTTGCTGCAAGCACTGTCATAAAAACACGCATTTTGTTTTTCTTAATATGCTGTCGTACGAAATCAATTTGGTCATTAAATTGCACGTTGCACACCACCTTCTGTTAATTCACCATCATGCATTCTATACACACGGTTAGCTGTTTGAGCCACTTCATCGTCATGCGTAATGATGACAAACGTGATGCCCCTTGTTTGATTCAGCGACTGAATAAGGAGTAAAACGTCCTGCTCCGTTTCTGAATCTAGGCTTCCTGTCGGTTCGTCTGCAAAAATGACAGGTGGATCAGTGATAAGTGCACGTGCAATGCTGACACGTTGCTGTTGACCTCCCGATAATTCATTTGGATAGTGATCTTGTACATCCGTCAAGCCAACACTTTGCATGAGATCCTTCACTTTCTTCCGCCGTTCACTTTTATTGATTCCCTTCAGTTTCAATGGCAATTCAACATTTTCAAATGCGGTTAGACCAGGCATGAGCTGAAAGTTTTGAAAGACAAAGCCGAAATGATCGAGTCTAAACTTAGCACTTTCCAATTCGTTAAATGTAGATGTTTCCACACCTTTGATGATGATTTCCCCACTTTCTGGCGTCAGAAATCCTGCCATAATGTGAAGAAGCGTCGACTTTCCAGATCCACTCTTGCCAACAATCGATACGATTTCACCTTCCGCTACATTAAACGTTAGCCCTTTTAGAACTGGCACACGCTTCTCCTTCCCCTTCTTACCGATCTTGAATGAATGATTTAAATTCCTTATACTAATCATCTATTTCCCTCCAACTTTTACGATTATTATCATAATAAGAGAAAGTTCTTAAGAGATTATGATGATAATAATGAAGATTTTCTTAAGGTTATTATCAAGAGTGTTTTTGGCAAGCTTAGACGGCTCGTTTGCGTGAAAAAACTCCATTAGAAAAAGAGTCCACACGCACCTTCGCGCACAGACTCTTTCCTCTCTTATTTATTCAAATTTGTCGGCTACTACCTCTTGTTCAACTAACTGTTTCGCATTTGCCGCCTTCACTTCATCCGTTAACTGATCAATGCTCGGGCGAATCGTACCTTTGCCAGAATAATTCTCCAGCATTTCCTTCACATCGATACCAGAAGAGGCTTTCAATGTTTCTTGCAACGTAGACATTAAGTTCGTTGCATACGATGTTACTTTATTTGCACCGCCGCCTTCTCCTCCGCCTGTATCGACAACAGTAATTTTGTCGATGTTAGACAATGGACTTGCAATTTCCCTTGCATATTCTGGTAGCATATTCACGATCATATCCAGCATTGCTGCTTGCCCGTATTGTTCGAAGGCTTCAGCGATTTTGCGTTTCGCTTCGGCTTCTGCAAGACCTTTCAGACGAATAATATCCGCTTCCGATTCCCCTTGTGCACGCTGAGAATCAGCTTTCGCCTGCCCATCAAGACGAACTTTTTCTGCATCTGCCGCCGCACGCGCTTCAATACGGTACTTTTCTGCGTCTGCCTCCGTAATTTGTTTTGATTTTTCAGCTTCTGCATTTTGCTCAATCGCATAACGATCCGCATCCGCTTTTTTCTTCACTTCTGAATCATATTGCTTCTCACGACGTAAAATCTCTTTCTCTTCTAGCTCGATTTGCTTTTGACGCTCAATAATCTGAACTTGCATTTCCTGTTCCATAACTTCCTGCTTGGAGACTGCTGTCTGTAATTCATACGCTTGGTCAGCACGCGCTTTCGCTACGTCCTGCTCACGACGGTACTCTGCCACTTTCAACAGATTCTCTTTTTCTGCTTCTGCAATTTCAGTCGCACGCTCAATTTCTGCTTTTTGTGCTTCTTTAGAGGCTTCTGCATTTTTAATACGCGTTTCTTTTTCTGCTTCAACTGTTGCGATATCTGCATCACGTTTTACTTGAGCAATACGCGGCTTCCCAAGTGAGTCAAGGTAACCGTTTTTATCACGTACATCTTTAATTGTAAACGAAACGATAATGAGCCCCATTTTTGATAAATCCTGCGAAGCCACACGTTGTACTTCTTGTGAAAACATATCTCGATTTTTATAAATCTCTTCAACGGTCATGGAACCCAAAATCGAACGCAAATGACCTTCTAATACTTCCTTTGCTTCGTTTTCACGGTCAATCTTTGATTTTCCTAAAAACTGTTCGGCAGCTGTCGCAATTTCTGAGATTGAACCACCAATTTTAATAATTGCTGTTCCATCAGCCATAACCGGAACACCTTGCTCCGTGTAGACCTCCGGCGTCGTCACTTCCAGCTTGCTTGATAATAAGCTAAGTGGTGTCGCTTGTTGGAACACGGGTAGCACGAACGTCCCGCCACCACGGATGATTTTAATGCGATTACCTGACTCATCCGTATGTACATTTTTTGTTCCTAAATAACTACCTGTCACAATTAGTGCTTCATCTGGTCCAACTGTCTTATACTTCGATACATAAACAAGAATGACTGCCAACAAAACAAATGCTACAACTCCAAGCGCAATCCAAATTCCCATATCCATTTTCTTTTCCCCCTTTAATATTACTTAAAACGAAATGGTTCATACTCCTTGACGATGAATGATCCATCCTTCACTTCAATAATGAGTACTTCTTTCCCATACTCAATTGCCCTATTTTCATATCCTACTGCCCTTTTCGATAAAATACCACTTACCGTCTCGATGACAATTTCACCGAAGCCATCTACCGGAACAGGGACAATCACTTTAGCAACCTGCCCCTCCAACGACTCATCTGTATAAGCAAGTGATACCTCAGCCGACCTTATAGGAAGAAGTACAAAAATATACAACAAGAAATCGAGTACAGCCGCGATAACTAACGCGATTACGATAATGATTCCACTGTTCAAGGCTGTAACAAGCTCCAGTATATAACCACCAGCTGCGGCAAGTGTTATGAACGCAAGTATAATTGCTGGATCTAACAATGGACTTGCCTCACCAATACCTTCTGTCATATCACTGAAAAAGATGTACAGCACCGTCGCAAGGCCCGCAACGATCAATACAACCAAATATACTTGCACAATCGGCATCCCAAACAGTTCCATTCCATCACCTCCACTTCCACTTTTTTGCCTTACTATTATATACGGACAGTTTTGTAATAAGTTTCAATTTGCTAATAAATTAATTTTTTCATTCCAATTCGTGATGCTGACTATGCTACTAGTGATTGTTTGCCTTGTTCTTTAGAGGTAAATTGCTAATGGCACTTGACTGGGGCACTGTACACTTTGTTAATCTTTTTGAATAAGGGCACGCTAAAGAAGTACATTTAAATTACCGAATTATTACTTTTCAAAAGCGCAACCCTGTTTCTGTAAAAGTTTTGTTACATTTATGTAAATGTCGTCGAATTTTGTCCCAATCCTAAATAGTATTTGCTATGATAGGAAGGTTCATTAATATATTTCCGGAAACGGATGGAGGCATAACTGATGTTAAAACCACGTAAAACCGATCCTTTTTTCACAGCACTGTTAACAATTGCAGAAAATGTGCAAGAAGCGGTCCATTATGCAGACAACTTTAAAGTAGTCACTGTCGCTGACTTGAAAGAAGTAAGCATTAAGCTCAAGAATTATGAGACAGAAGGTGACACACTTATTCACGAGCTCATTTCAAAGCTCAATAAATCGTTCATGACACCAATTGAACGGGAAGACATTTTACAGTTGGCTATTAAGATGGACGATGTCCTCGATGGCATCGAGCATTTTGCAGCCCATCTTGAAATGTTCTCTCTTACCGAAATTGACGAGTATGTGCAAAAATTCATGGAAAATATCGTGAAAAGTACTGATGAAATTGTAAAAGCTATGCAATTACTTGCAAGAAAAAAACTGGAAGCGATGCGTGACCACGCCGTGCTTATCAAAGAGTATGAACGGATTTGCGACGAAGTATTTCGTACCTCCATCAAACAGCTTTTTATTAATGAAAAAGACCCAATTCGCATAATCCAGTTCAAAGACATTTACGAACAACTTGAAGATATTGCGGATTACTGCCAAGACGTTGCCAATACAATTGAAACAATCATTATGCGCAACGCGTAAGGGGGAGAACTATGGATACAATTCTTTTCCTCACGATACTGGTCGTTGTTTTTGCGCTCGCTTTTGATTTCATCAACGGATTTCATGATACAGCAAACGCCATTGCGACATCCGTTTCCACACGTGCATTAAAACCGAGGACCGCTATTTTTATGGCAGCTATTATGAACTTTGTCGGTGCACTCACATTTACCGGCGTAGCAAAAACCATTTCCAAAGATATCGTCGATCCATTCGTTCTGACAAATGGTTCGCTCATTATCTTGGCAGCTCTTACATCCGCAATCGCTTGGAATTTGATTACATGGTATTTCGGAATTCCATCCAGCTCATCACATGCACTAATCGGATCTATCGCTGGAGCAGCTATTTCTGCAGCTGGATTCGGTATTTTAAATTACGAAGGCTTTTTGAAAATATTACAGGCGCTTCTCATTTCCCCGTTCCTCGCGCTTGCAGTCGGCTTCCTCATGATGTCGTTGTTCAAGGTTTTATTTAAAAACAGGAATTTGTTTAAAGCAAATACACGATTTCGCTATCTACAGATCGGAACGGCTGCACTGCAAGCCTTCACGCACGGTACGAACGATGCACAAAAAGCAATGGGGATTATAACAATGGCGCTTATCTCAGCTAATTTACAGACTGGGGACGATATTCAGCTTTGGGTCCGTATTGCCGCAGCAACTGCGATGGGGCTCGGAACGGCAATCGGTGGGTATAAAATTATCAAGACTGTCGGCAGTAAGATTACGAAGATTCGTCCTGTGAATGGAGCGGCAGCTGACTTATCATCTGCTATGATTATTTTCGGAGCGACACTTATCCACTTACCTGTTAGTACAACCCATGTTATTTCTTCAGCAATCATGGGATCAGGGGCGGCTCAACGAGTTAAAGGCGTTAACTGGGGCGTTGCTAAAAAAATTGTTATGACATGGATCATTACATTGCCAATTTCAGCAACACTTGCTGCGATTGTCTATCAGGTTCTTAATTTGTTTTTTTAAATTGATCATTTCACTTGCATTCCCATTTAGGCTCTGCTATGATAAAGAAGAATTATTTTTGTTCGGCGCGATGGTCTCGAATACATCTTGACCGCTTCAAGACTTGAGCAAGGATAGTAACACAATGTATGCACATAGCATACGAGGAGGAAACAAACATGGAACAAGGTAAAGTAAAATGGTTTAACGCAGAAAAAGGTTTTGGCTTCATCGAACGTGAAGATGGCGACGACGTATTCGTACACTTCTCAGCTATTCAAGGAGAAGGCTTCAAGTCTCTTGAAGAAGGCCAAGATGTAACGTTTGAAATCGAGCAAGGCCAACGTGGTCTTCAAGCTACAAACGTTAACAAAAACTAATTTTAATTAACCATTCAAAACCCAGTCCTTTCGAGGATTGGGTTTTTTCTTTGTATAGACAGTTTTTCTTTGCCATGACAGTTTGACTAATCTCCATTACAGTTTCCACTTGCCATGACAGTTCGACCAACCCCCATCACAGTTTCCACTTTTGCCATGACAGTTTGACTAATCTCCATTACAGTTTCCACTTGCCATGACAGTTTGACCAACCCCATCACAGTTTCCACTTTTGCCATGACAGTTCGGCTAATCTCCATTACAGTTTCCACTTTTGCCGTGACAGTTTGACTAATCTCCATTACAGTTTCCACTTGCCGTGACAGTTCGGCTAATCCCCATTACAGTTTCTACTTTCGCCGTGACAGTTTGACTAATCTCCATTACAGTTTCCACTTGCCATGACAGTTCGACCACCCCCCATTACAGTTTCCACTTTTGCCGTGACAGTTCGGCTAATCCCCATTACAGTTTCTACTCTCGCCATAACAGTTCAACTAATCCCCTTAATTGCTCCCCCTAGAAAAGACATCCCCAACATTTTCCGTTATGATAGAATTATAGAGTTAACCTACATACTGAAAGGATGAATTATATGCGCACACTCGCGCGATTTGTAACAAGCGCCCACAAATATATTATCTTTACATGGATTGCCATCTTCATTGTGATGACTATTTTTGCGATTAGGCTTCCAGGGCTGCTCGAAGGAGACGGTTTCGAAATGGACGGCGAACATGCCGATGTGATTGATATCGTATCCAGTACATTTGATATGCCAGCAGAGACGATGTTTGTCGTCTTCGATCATATTTCGGATGATAAAATTCAAACGACGCTTCAGAACATCGAAAAACTCAATCTAACGTCAGCAATCGCTTCACCGTTAGACGATGACACGCAGTACACAGAAGACGTTTCTTACGCACTGCTCCACTTCGATAATCAAGCCGAAAATAAAGCTGACAGCGTGACAGCTATTCGTGAGGCGATTGGCGATGAAAAAGGAATCACACTGACAGGTGCTTCGGCAATTTCAAAAGATATCAATACAGCTAGTCAGCGTGACTTAATGACAGCCGAAGCCATTGGTTTGCCGATTGCGATTATCGTCCTACTCTTCGCCTTCGGGACAGTCGTTGCTTCATTCGTCCCACTTATTATCGGGATTGTCACCGTCGTAACATCATTCGGCGTGCTAACGATTCTTGGTAGTCAAATGGATCTATCTATTTTTGTGTTAAATATTATCCCGATGCTCGGGCTTGCACTCAGTATCGATTTTGCTTTGCTCTTCATTAGTCGCTACCGTGAAGAACGTAAAAAAAGCGATTTGCTGGAGGCCATTTCTACAACCATCCGTACAGCAGGACGCTCCATTATCTTTTCGGCGTTTTGTGTCTTCATCGGACTAGGTGCCATGCTGATTATTCGGGTTGCTATTTTCCAAAATATCGCCCTGGGCGGCATGATTGTTGTCGGAATGGCTGTTCTTAGCTCCGTGACTCTGCTACCGTCTGTGCTCATTGTACTCGGTGACCGTATTGACAAATGGCAATTACTTAAACCTAAAACGAATGGCTCGGATAATTGGCGTACATTTGCACACCGCGTTATTAAACGACCCGTGACGATTACAATTATAGCCTTTATCCTACTCGGGATCGCAATGATTCCTGTAAAAAATATGGAGCTGACGATTCCAGGGATTGATGCGCTTCCCAAGTCATACGATACGCGTCAAGCTTTTGAATTAATGGATGACACATTCGGTCTAGGTGAGCAATCATCCGTCTATGTTATTGCTGAACGCGCTAACGGCTGGGAGGATACAGCTGGCCTTCAAGCGATGAAAGCACTTGAAGAACAATTGGAAAAGGATTCACTTGTCGATAAAGTAACAACCGTTTTCACCGCAAGTGACATCAGTTCAGTCGAACAATGGGAACAAGCCATGCTAGTGCCAGAAATGGCCGCCGGACTCTCTTCCCTTGTTGAAACATTCGTCAAGGACAAACAGCTAATGATTCCCGTAACACTTGGTGCAACAGGGGATTCCGACGCAGCCCAACAGTGGGCACGTGATTGGTCTGAGAAAGAAACGGCATGGAATCTATCCATTGGTGGACAACCAAAGTTCAATCAGGAAATTTTCGATGAAATATGGGATAAAATCGTCTATGCGCTCATCATCATTGTCGTTTCAACATTCTTTATCTTAATGATTGCTTTCCGATCGATCTTAATTCCGTTAAAAGCCATTTTGATGAATATCATCGGGCTTGCTGCAACGTTCGGGATTCTCGTCTATATTTTCCAATATGGGCATTTCGGGATTGAAACCGGAACAATCGCACTCATCATTCCTGTTCTCGTCTTCAGCCTCGTCTTTGGGCTGAGCATGGACTATGAAGTGTTCCTCATTTCACGAATGCAGGAGGAGTATGCGAATTCATTCGACAATGATCGTGCAACCGTTGAAGGGCTTGCGACGACAAGCAAGATTATCACGTCCGCTGCACTTATTATGATTGTATTGACAGGTGCATTTGCCTTTACAGACGTCCTACCAGTGAAGCAAATAGGAGTCGGTATCGCCATTGCAGTTGCGATCGACGCAACGATTATCCGCCTTCTTCTTGTGCCAAGCTTGATGAAATTATTTGGTAAGTGGAACTGGTGGTTGCCATTTGGAAAAGGATTGTACCGCTCAGATAATCGACGATTTGAAAAAAGGAAATAACTCCACAAGGACAACAAAAAATGGTTTCGCATTCCACGTAGGGATGCGAAACCATTTTTTATAAAATTAATTCAATAACTGACTCCATACTATTTGCATCCTTTTTAAACGTTGCCTGCATCGCAAAGTAAATCGCGATAATCCCGACAATTATAAACAGGACCATCCCAATAGCTAGACGCTTGCCCTTCACTCGGAATCCCCCTCCACCTGTTTGAACTGCTCTTCCTTCAAATAAGCAACGGCTTCTACATAATCGCCAAAGCTGTCCTCCAAGTTCAAACCATGATATAAATTCCAAGCACCTAACTCTTCCATCAACACTAACTTTTCTCCAGCCGCATTCGCCCAGTGCTGTTCAACTGCCTGTTCTTCACTTTCTCCTTGCGACAATGCCACGATAGAATCCGCAATTGTTTTGCGTAATTCCTCTTCTGATGCTTCACGAATATTGACCAAACCGCGTTCATCCGCTTCATAGCCTGCAATACCCGCTACATAGACAAAGCCATTGCCATTTGGATGCAAATGCTGAACGACAACCGTCTTGTCATACAAGCTATCCTCATAATGATAGTTAACCCGCTTCATAGACACATCTTTTCGTGTTAGTTCCGGGTAAGATTCAATAATTGCTTGCTTCTGTTCAAATGTCAGCATATCCGTTCACTCTTTTCCACTCTAATTTCGTTTAAGTATACCATTATTCTTATTTGAATTCAGCAGGGGTCTAGGCATAATTGATTCACAATTAGCGCGTCTTCCATTCAGTAAAAATGATAATCAACACAACAACTGCAATAGCAACAATATAAAACCAGCCTGGCACACTGCCCATTCCACCAAACATCAACCTGTCTCCTCTCTGTTCACACCAAATATAAGAGTAAAATCAATCGTAATTTCTGGAATAGCCGTCTGCAATGCCTCTTCAATCTTGTCCGCACTCGCTCCCCATGTGAGTGGCGTCATTTGAATAAGCGGTGCAAGAAGTCCATCTGCTAATGGGAAAGTGTAGATAACCCTTTCTGTGCTAATCTCGTCAAAATGCTCCGCCACTCGCGCCACTGGATCCGCGTCGTCTTTTTGCTCTTTATCCTCATAAAAAATAGCTCTCAGCTCCTTTAAATAACCACTTTCCGGTACCGCTTTGACAAACAAGCCACCTGGTTTTAATAAACGAGTAAACTCCGCATAGTTTGCAGGCGATAAAATATTTAAAATCGTATCGAATTGGTCGTCTTGAAATGGGCAATTCGCAAGATCCGCCACACTCCATATCAAACCTGGATACTCTTTAGCAGCAGCCGTGATGCCCTCTTTCGCCAGATCAATCCCGACACCTGTCACTTCACCGGTGAGCCGTTCAACAACCGTTGACAAATGGGAGCCTTCCCCACAACCTGCGTCAAGAATAATTGCATGTCCTTGGCCTTCAATCGTCTTAATAACGGCATCCAAAACCCCATCAAAAAAACCACTAGTCATCACTGTTTTCCTTGCCCCAAACAACGACTGGTCATACTTTGTCATATGTGCTTGTGGCGCCAAATTCACATACCCATTTTTCGATAAATCAAAGGAGTGGTTATGCGTACAAACAAGCCGTGACATATCCAGCATCGCCATCTCCGCTAAACATATCGGGCATCTAAATAAGTCCGCATTGCGATCCATCACCTGTGCATTGATCATTTTTTTCGATAAAGTCATACTATCCAAACTCCGATCATCTGTTGTTCTACCAGTATACCGTTTTTTGGCGGGGACTGGAAATGCGGATAGCGATTATCACCGTCTTGTTACACTTTATCACCGCCATGGATCAAGCAATTATTTCCAACAATAGTGTTCTCACTGTATTCAACGTATATAAGCGGGTTACAATAGCAAATAGGAGGCGATTCCATGAAACGATTATTCTTTTTCATCCTATTCATTGCTGCACTGTATCTCGC
Proteins encoded:
- a CDS encoding inorganic phosphate transporter: MDTILFLTILVVVFALAFDFINGFHDTANAIATSVSTRALKPRTAIFMAAIMNFVGALTFTGVAKTISKDIVDPFVLTNGSLIILAALTSAIAWNLITWYFGIPSSSSHALIGSIAGAAISAAGFGILNYEGFLKILQALLISPFLALAVGFLMMSLFKVLFKNRNLFKANTRFRYLQIGTAALQAFTHGTNDAQKAMGIITMALISANLQTGDDIQLWVRIAAATAMGLGTAIGGYKIIKTVGSKITKIRPVNGAAADLSSAMIIFGATLIHLPVSTTHVISSAIMGSGAAQRVKGVNWGVAKKIVMTWIITLPISATLAAIVYQVLNLFF
- a CDS encoding MMPL family transporter, whose protein sequence is MRTLARFVTSAHKYIIFTWIAIFIVMTIFAIRLPGLLEGDGFEMDGEHADVIDIVSSTFDMPAETMFVVFDHISDDKIQTTLQNIEKLNLTSAIASPLDDDTQYTEDVSYALLHFDNQAENKADSVTAIREAIGDEKGITLTGASAISKDINTASQRDLMTAEAIGLPIAIIVLLFAFGTVVASFVPLIIGIVTVVTSFGVLTILGSQMDLSIFVLNIIPMLGLALSIDFALLFISRYREERKKSDLLEAISTTIRTAGRSIIFSAFCVFIGLGAMLIIRVAIFQNIALGGMIVVGMAVLSSVTLLPSVLIVLGDRIDKWQLLKPKTNGSDNWRTFAHRVIKRPVTITIIAFILLGIAMIPVKNMELTIPGIDALPKSYDTRQAFELMDDTFGLGEQSSVYVIAERANGWEDTAGLQAMKALEEQLEKDSLVDKVTTVFTASDISSVEQWEQAMLVPEMAAGLSSLVETFVKDKQLMIPVTLGATGDSDAAQQWARDWSEKETAWNLSIGGQPKFNQEIFDEIWDKIVYALIIIVVSTFFILMIAFRSILIPLKAILMNIIGLAATFGILVYIFQYGHFGIETGTIALIIPVLVFSLVFGLSMDYEVFLISRMQEEYANSFDNDRATVEGLATTSKIITSAALIMIVLTGAFAFTDVLPVKQIGVGIAIAVAIDATIIRLLLVPSLMKLFGKWNWWLPFGKGLYRSDNRRFEKRK
- a CDS encoding cold-shock protein, with the translated sequence MEQGKVKWFNAEKGFGFIEREDGDDVFVHFSAIQGEGFKSLEEGQDVTFEIEQGQRGLQATNVNKN
- a CDS encoding DUF47 domain-containing protein: MLKPRKTDPFFTALLTIAENVQEAVHYADNFKVVTVADLKEVSIKLKNYETEGDTLIHELISKLNKSFMTPIEREDILQLAIKMDDVLDGIEHFAAHLEMFSLTEIDEYVQKFMENIVKSTDEIVKAMQLLARKKLEAMRDHAVLIKEYERICDEVFRTSIKQLFINEKDPIRIIQFKDIYEQLEDIADYCQDVANTIETIIMRNA
- a CDS encoding flotillin family protein, translated to MDMGIWIALGVVAFVLLAVILVYVSKYKTVGPDEALIVTGSYLGTKNVHTDESGNRIKIIRGGGTFVLPVFQQATPLSLLSSKLEVTTPEVYTEQGVPVMADGTAIIKIGGSISEIATAAEQFLGKSKIDRENEAKEVLEGHLRSILGSMTVEEIYKNRDMFSQEVQRVASQDLSKMGLIIVSFTIKDVRDKNGYLDSLGKPRIAQVKRDADIATVEAEKETRIKNAEASKEAQKAEIERATEIAEAEKENLLKVAEYRREQDVAKARADQAYELQTAVSKQEVMEQEMQVQIIERQKQIELEEKEILRREKQYDSEVKKKADADRYAIEQNAEAEKSKQITEADAEKYRIEARAAADAEKVRLDGQAKADSQRAQGESEADIIRLKGLAEAEAKRKIAEAFEQYGQAAMLDMIVNMLPEYAREIASPLSNIDKITVVDTGGGEGGGANKVTSYATNLMSTLQETLKASSGIDVKEMLENYSGKGTIRPSIDQLTDEVKAANAKQLVEQEVVADKFE